DNA sequence from the Osmia lignaria lignaria isolate PbOS001 chromosome 2, iyOsmLign1, whole genome shotgun sequence genome:
AATAGTTTTCCACTTGatatacataaattattaatatatattaacaCGTGAAAGTGCCACAAAAAATGTCTATAAGCTGATAAGAAAGAACTTAGGAAAATAAGTTTAACATACCTCGggatgatctcgaactttttgAAATTGTTTCACCATCCCTTCCCTATGCCATTTTCTATACTGTATTATTCCTTTGATTATTCTATCCATAATTGTGTTTATAGACACTTTGACTAGGCTTTATCACCTGCAATGATGACAATACACGACCGCCATTATTAAGGCggcaatttgaaattcatttatctTACAAGAAcagattaagtagatattacaTAATTATCGTATCTCTTTATTGAAACactatataaaaaaatttttttttctataattttgttTCATGTTTATTTGTAcagataaaaaatacaaattaccgATACATATTTAAgcaattattattcaatatcttttttctttcattttttcttagtAAATAAGACTAAATAaacttatataaatttaatatctgTCTTTTTTGCGTAAAAGGTTCCATAGAATCAAAACTTTGTACAAGTTATAGTATATAATCCAATATGAATACCATCGCAATTCAAGAAAATAATCAcgatcaatttattttattgatgTTGCAAGAGAATCTAAGTATTATGATACaacatatatattataaaatacattattattattgttattattattatatgaatGTAATGTAGGAAAATAGATCTTTTTATAACAGATTAGAATAATTGCTATACAGAAACAAGACATAATAACGTATGTAGAATCAGGAAAAGAAACCATATGTTATCTAATAACCAAAAGAGTATTTACcatgaataaacaataatatatgTTCACCCAGTACAATATCAATAGCGCACAATTTCAAGTCAGCGGGAATTTATTTCTGTCATTCACCATTAGCGTACATACTTATCAATAATTTTACGTATGTATTCGTTGAGGTTTTGTATTAAGAAAATTAGaaggaattgaaatttttcttctggAAAATAATACGAGTTATCTTAAGGATCTTGTACTATTAATAATGGTATGTTAAAAATTGTATACTGAAATTATTACTTcattaacaaaaattaattcagTTTGATTAGTAGAAAACGAAAGTTCTCATGCAACTGCATTTTCAATCTGCTGGCTTCCTTCTgaagagaaattatttaatttaataatgattAATAGTTTGGACCCGGGTGACAACGCGCCTGGGTCGAGCTGATTTCTATCTACTTAATGCTGAGCTTTGACTAGCACGCTCCAGTTTCTCGAAATGTTTTCGTGCATTACGGATATTAATTAACGTTGCTGCTGATGCTGAAACAATATGAAAAAAATGTCAGTGCTtttaaaaagaaagatttaAGTTACAAACACTTACGAATAGCGGGATCCGACATAATAACCATTACGTATGTATTTGACGTAAATACATCGATAAAGGCTGCGAAATTTGTATTTCTAACTTCCATGCTTTGAAACTGAGCTGCTAATTTGCTGAAAGTATGATTTGtaaatatatttgcaaattataattgatctaaattataattagtacttttcttaaaatttaCCTGCAACTTAATTTAAACTGTTTTATTATATTCGACACTTTTTCAAATCGATGCACATCCCTATGATGTTGCCTTTGACAATAACTAATTACTAAAAACGTTGCTCTTTCAAACAAGAGTACTTCATCTGCATCAATAATGTTTGTAAATTGTTGCAAACTTTGTTCAAGCTCTTTTACATTAGGGATCAACATGTATACAATTGAAGACCAGGccctaaatataataatttatgtgAAACCTTGAAATAATATGAACTGAAATTATCATATATTAATAATAGCATACCGGTATAATGTTTCATCCCATATACTGGTTCTAAAACAAGTACATTCAAGTGGCTTACTAAGTCTTTTCAaatcttcttctctctctctaaaTATTATATCTCGTTGATCTTCTTGTACTAAATCCATTTTATGTACTAAACAGAATATTTTTGCTTCTGGACTATTTTGCAATATTGCCTCTAAGCAACTTTGATAGTAATGCATATCTTTATCCAATTCTCTTGATTCAACATCAAAAACATATATCAAAACTTCTACATTTCTAAATATATTGTCACGCTGTGatgcaaaataattttccatAAATGCTTCTTGACCACCACAATCC
Encoded proteins:
- the RagA-B gene encoding ras-related GTP binding A/B, with the protein product MKKKVLLMGKSGSGKTSMRSIIFANYIARDTRRLGATIDVEHSHVRFLGNLVLNLWDCGGQEAFMENYFASQRDNIFRNVEVLIYVFDVESRELDKDMHYYQSCLEAILQNSPEAKIFCLVHKMDLVQEDQRDIIFREREEDLKRLSKPLECTCFRTSIWDETLYRAWSSIVYMLIPNVKELEQSLQQFTNIIDADEVLLFERATFLVISYCQRQHHRDVHRFEKVSNIIKQFKLSCSKLAAQFQSMEVRNTNFAAFIDVFTSNTYVMVIMSDPAIPSAATLINIRNARKHFEKLERASQSSALSR